A window of the Hordeum vulgare subsp. vulgare chromosome 5H, MorexV3_pseudomolecules_assembly, whole genome shotgun sequence genome harbors these coding sequences:
- the LOC123397320 gene encoding pentatricopeptide repeat-containing protein At4g21065-like, with the protein MPHRPPLRSPQSRGGPYTTAPPTPTPSRAAEQHCLRLLERAATPASLLQPLAFLLKRGLHSNPLVLTRLFAAAGSAAPALLEPLVAALLRPGLPLDAFLLNTLIRAHVASPLPSARRRAAAFFPLMLRRGVVPNKFTFPFLLKSCAATPGSPATGLQAHAAALKFGFATDHYVSNTLIHMYCCFGAGFLGDARNVFDRTPKDSAVTWSAMIGGYVRGGLSSDAVVLFREMQASGVRPDEVTVLGVLSAAADLGALELTRWVEKFVEREGIGRSVTLCNALIDTLAKCGDVDGAVAVFEGMEERTVVSWTSVIDALAMEGRGREAAAVFEEMKAVGVPPDDVAFIGVLTACSHAGMVDEGRGYFDSMKTEHGIEPKIEHYGCMVDMFGRAGMVDQGLEFVRAMPMKPNPIIWRTLVAACRAHGRLELGESISKDLLNEYPAHEANYVMLSNVFALTQRWKEKSEIRREMSKRGITKVPGCSLVELDGEVHEFIAGDESHLQYKEIYRMVEEMSRELRRIGHIAATSEVLLDLDEEDKEGALQWHSEKLAIAFVLLRTPPGTQVRVVKNLRVCSDCHAAIKCISQVYNREIIVRDRSRFHRFKDGSCSCKDFW; encoded by the coding sequence ATGCCGCACCGTCCCCCGCTCCGCTCGCCTCAAAGCCGCGGCGGCCCTTACACCACCGcgccgccgacgccgacgccgtcGCGCGCGGCCGAGCAGCACTGCCTCCGCCTCCTGGAGCGCGCCGCGACGCCGGCGTCGCTCCTCCAGCCCCTCGCATTCCTCCTCAAGCGCGGCCTCCACTCCAACCCGCTCGTCCTCACCAGGCTCTTCGCGGCCGCGGGCTCCGCCGCGCCCGCGCTCCTCGAGCCCCTCGTCGCGGCGCTCCTCCGCCCGGGCCTCCCGCTCGACGCCTTCCTCCTCAACACCCTCATCCGCGCCCACGTCGCGTCCCCGCTCCCCTCCGCGCGCCGCCGCGCCGCGGCCTTCTTCCCGCTCATGCTCCGCCGCGGCGTCGTCCCCAACAAGTTCACCTTCCCTTTCCTCCTCAAGTCCTGCGCCGCGACGCCGGGATCCCCGGCCACCGGCCTCCAGGCCCACGCCGCCGCCCTCAAGTTCGGGTTCGCCACGGACCACTACGTCTCCAACACGCTGATTCACATGTACTGCTGCTTCGGCGCCGGGTTCCTCGGGGATGCGCGGAATGTGTTCGACAGAACGCCCAAGGACAGCGCTGTCACCTGGAGCGCCATGATCGGCGGGTATGTGCGCGGGGGGCTGTCGAGTGATGCCGTCGTGCTGTTCCGGGAGATGCAGGCCAGCGGTGTGCGGCCCGATGAGGTGACAGTCCTTGGGGTCCTTTCGGCCGCCGCTGATTTGGGCGCACTCGAGCTCACGCGCTGGGTTGAGAAGTTTGTGGAGAGGGAGGGAATTGGGAGGTCTGTGACGCTCTGCAATGCGCTGATCGACACGCTGGCCAAGTGCGGGGATGTCGATGGGGCGGTGGCGGTTTTCGAAGGGATGGAGGAGCGTACTGTTGTGTCATGGACGTCGGTGATTGATGCGCTTGCGATGGAGGGCCGTGGGAGAGAGGCTGCGGCGGTGTTTGAGGAAATGAAGGCCGTTGGCGTGCCGCCTGATGATGTCGCGTTCATCGGGGTGCTCACTGCATGTAGTCATGCTGGAATGGTTGATGAAGGCCGTGGCTACTTTGACTCAATGAAGACAGAGCATGGTATTGAGCCTAAGATCGAGCATTACGGTTGTATGGTTGACATGTTTGGTCGTGCTGGCATGGTTGACCAGGGGTTGGAGTTTGTTCGTGCAATGCCCATGAAACCGAACCCAATAATTTGGCGGACTCTGGTTGCTGCTTGTCGTGCTCATGGTCGGCTTGAGCTTGGCGAAAGCATCAGCAAGGACCTTCTTAACGAGTACCCTGCTCATGAGGCCAACTACGTCATGCTCTCCAATGTATTTGCGTTGACACAGAGATGGAAGGAGAAGTCAGAGATCAGGAGAGAGATGAGCaagagaggaattacaaaggtgcCAGGCTGCAGCCTTGTTGAGCTTGATGGAGAGGTCCATGAGTTCATAGCAGGAGATGAATCACATCTGCAGTACAAGGAGATATACAGGATGGTTGAGGAGATGTCAAGAGAGCTAAGGCGCATTGGGCATATTGCAGCCACATCAGAGGTTCTCCTTGACcttgatgaggaggacaaggagggtgCGCTTCAGTGGCACAGTGAGAAGCTGGCAATTGCATTCGTGCTCCTGAGGACTCCTCCTGGAACACAGGTCCGGGTGGTAAAAAACCTACGTGTATGCTCCGATTGTCATGCGGCAATTAAGTGCATATCACAGGTTTATAACCGGGAGATCATTGTGCGTGACAGGAGTCGTTTCCATCGCTTCAAGGATGGTTCCTGCTCGTGCAAGGATTTCTGGTGA